A segment of the Leptolyngbya sp. NIES-3755 genome:
ATTTGAAGATTAATCTATTTCTTCGACTTCGACTTTTTGCCGTTTGTCTTCTCCACCGACGCACCATTCGTCATAATCGATACTGAATCCACCTGTAGATGAGCTTCCAAGAACCAAAGACGCTTATCAATTCCTCTCGAAACTTCGGTGTACAAATCAGCCGTATCCGCATCGCCAAGATCGTCGGTTTCTGCAATTCCATCTCGCAGCAATTTCGCGTAAGGAGCGTATCGATCTGCCAGCGCAGTCACATGAGATTTTCCATCAAAAATGTCGATCGGATATTCAGGAATCTCTGACACTTCCGCTGCAATTCTCGCCGTTCCCAGTGCTGTTCCACCCAATGCTGTGATTCGTTCAGCAAACAAATCGATGTACTCTTCCAACTCGGTCGCCAGTTCATCAAACAACTCATGAAGCTGATAGAAATCCATGCCCTTAACATTCCAATGGGCTTGTTTCACTTGAGTTTTCAAGTCGATCGTCGAAGCAAGGGTCTGATTCAGCGTTTCGATAATCTTCGATCGA
Coding sequences within it:
- a CDS encoding DNA-binding protein, starvation-inducible (similar to AA sequence:cyanobase_aa:LBDG_52980), with the protein product MSSTPLHSTRIDLPANVRSKIIETLNQTLASTIDLKTQVKQAHWNVKGMDFYQLHELFDELATELEEYIDLFAERITALGGTALGTARIAAEVSEIPEYPIDIFDGKSHVTALADRYAPYAKLLRDGIAETDDLGDADTADLYTEVSRGIDKRLWFLEAHLQVDSVSIMTNGASVEKTNGKKSKSKK